From Ipomoea triloba cultivar NCNSP0323 chromosome 5, ASM357664v1, the proteins below share one genomic window:
- the LOC116019240 gene encoding protein LOW PSII ACCUMULATION 2, chloroplastic codes for MKMALILHPSSSSCITKKYHPQHHLLLHLHRARPAHFCIKSQESSSTKPTDEVSSSTAGPQPKKGESAGMGFGSSISTQPSSSAPVTSKKKKQKGKGERASVIRRAPIQKPDFASQQDAVKAEEVKRNESAFLLAWLGLGGIILVEGIVLASSGFLPEEWDNFFVKYLYPSFTPTVGLFVAGTVAYGVLKYLENEKLRNEK; via the exons ATGAAAATGGCGCTAATTCTCCACCCTTCATCTTCCTCTTGTATCACCAAGAAATATCATCCTcaacatcatcttcttcttcatcttcacaGAGCTAGACCCGCACATTTCTGTATCAAATCTCAAGAATCTTCTTCAACGAAACCCACAGATGAGGTTTCCTCTTCCACAGCGGGTCCGCAGCCGAAGAAGGGCGAGTCCGCAGGCATGGGATTCGGGTCCTCAATTTCCACGCAACCTAGTTCTTCTGCCCCAGTGACCTCCAAAAAGAAGAAGCAGAAGGGGAAGGGAGAGAGGGCGTCTGTTATTCGGCGAGCCCCAATTCAGAAACCCGATTTTGCTTCCCAGCAGGACGCTGTTAAGGCCGAGGAGGTCAAGAGAAATGAGAGTGCTTTTCTTCTTGCTTGGTTGGGTCTCGGTGGAATAATTCTTGTAGAGGGCATTGTTCTTGCATCCTCAG GCTTTCTACCAGAAGAATGGGATAACTTCTTCGTGAAGTATCTTTACCCGTCTTTCACTCCTACTGTGGGTTTGTTTGTAGCCGGAACAGTTGCATATGGTGTGTTGAAGTACCTGGAGAACGAGAAATTAAGGAATGAAAAGTGA
- the LOC116021026 gene encoding protein EXORDIUM-like 3 — protein sequence MRLQWRVLFPILLLLIGSSPATGWRPWRNQNPNATDLILGGSKKYEGSSDLIHLKYHMGPVLTSNITVYPIWYGRWGSAQKRIIRDFITSLSTPAATPSLAAWWKTAQLYTDQTGARVSRHVRLGAEKNDRLCSHGKSLTRLSVQSVIKSALTAPTRPVPINPKGGVYLLLTSDDVYVQDFCNNVCGFHYFTFPSIVGYTLPYAWVGNSAKLCPGTCAYPFAVPDYIPGLKAVKPPNGDVGVDGMISVIGHEIAELSTNPLVNAWYAGQDPVFPVEIADLCEGIYGTGGGGSYTGQMLAGKDGATYNVNGVRRRFLVQWLWSHVLNYCTGPNALDQ from the coding sequence ATGCGTCTGCAGTGGCGCGTGCTTTTTCccatcctcctcctcctcattgGATCGTCGCCGGCGACAGGGTGGCGGCCATGGCGAAACCAAAACCCCAACGCCACCGATTTGATATTGGGCGGGTCAAAGAAGTACGAGGGCTCCTCTGACCTCATCCATCTCAAGTACCACATGGGCCCCGTTCTCACCTCCAACATCACCGTTTACCCCATCTGGTACGGCCGTTGGGGGAGCGCTCAGAAGCGGATCATCCGCGACTTCATCACCTCCCTCTCTACCCCCGCCGCCACGCCCTCGCTCGCCGCGTGGTGGAAAACCGCCCAGCTCTACACGGACCAGACCGGCGCCCGCGTTTCTCGGCACGTGCGGCTCGGCGCCGAGAAGAACGACAGGCTTTGCTCTCACGGGAAATCGCTGACCCGGTTGAGCGTCCAGTCCGTGATTAAATCCGCCCTGACTGCCCCGACCCGCCCCGTACCTATCAACCCGAAGGGCGGGGTTTACCTCCTGCTGACGTCAGATGACGTGTACGTCCAGGATTTCTGCAACAACGTATGCGGCTTCCACTACTTCACGTTCCCGTCGATCGTGGGGTACACGCTCCCGTACGCCTGGGTCGGCAACTCCGCCAAGCTCTGCCCGGGCACGTGCGCCTACCCGTTCGCCGTTCCCGATTACATTCCGGGCCTGAAGGCCGTGAAACCCCCGAACGGCGACGTGGGGGTGGACGGGATGATAAGCGTGATCGGCCACGAGATCGCCGAGCTCTCCACTAACCCATTGGTGAACGCGTGGTACGCGGGGCAGGACCCGGTTTTTCCGGTGGAAATCGCCGACCTCTGTGAAGGGATTTACGGCACCGGCGGCGGGGGGTCGTACACCGGCCAAATGTTGGCCGGCAAAGACGGCGCGACTTATAACGTGAATGGGGTTAGAAGGAGGTTCTTGGTGCAGTGGCTATGGAGCCATGTGCTAAATTACTGCACTGGCCCTAATGCACTAGATCAGTGA
- the LOC116019047 gene encoding 40S ribosomal protein S20-1, which produces MAYQAVKPAKAGLEEPQEQIHKIRITLSSKNVKNLEKVCADLVRGAKDKRLRVKGPVRMPTKVLHITTRKSPCGEGTNTWDRFELRVHKRVIDLFSSPEVVKQITSITIEPGVEVEVTIADS; this is translated from the exons ATGGCGTATCAAGCGGTGAAGCCGGCAAAGGCTGGGCTGGAGGAGCCCCAGGAACAGATTCACAAGATCAGGATCACTCTCTCTTCCAAAAACGTTAAGAATCTCGAGAAAG TTTGTGCTGACTTGGTCCGCGGTGCCAAGGACAAGAGACTCAGGGTCAAGGGACCGGTTAGGATGCCTACCAAGGTTCTTCATATTACTACTAGAAAGTCTCCCTGTGGAGAAG GTACCAACACGTGGGACAGGTTCGAGCTTCGGGTCCACAAGCGTGTGATTGACCTATTTAGCTCTCCCGAAGTGGTGAAGCAGATCACTTCAATTACAATTGAGCCTGGGGTGGAGGTCGAGGTTACCATTGCTGATTCTTGA